The proteins below are encoded in one region of Candidatus Hydrogenedentota bacterium:
- a CDS encoding DJ-1/PfpI family protein — MPKVLVPLAQGCEELEAVTIIDLLRRAGIQVVTAGLDSTPVTGSHGIVILPDTTLAETLGQDFTMVVLPGGLPGADNLGSDPRITDILKKMVESGKFAGAICAAPRVLAKAGLLDGKKATAYPGFIDGGAFPRLRYTGSAVERDGRIITGRGPGTAMDFALEIIETLTDAKTRSNVEKSLVRG; from the coding sequence ATGCCAAAGGTGTTGGTGCCCCTGGCACAAGGGTGTGAGGAACTCGAAGCGGTCACCATCATTGACCTCCTGCGCCGCGCTGGTATACAAGTCGTCACAGCGGGGCTGGATAGTACTCCGGTCACGGGCAGCCACGGCATCGTTATTCTTCCGGATACCACGCTGGCGGAGACGCTGGGCCAGGATTTCACGATGGTCGTCTTGCCGGGCGGCCTGCCCGGAGCGGACAACCTGGGTTCCGACCCGCGCATCACGGATATCCTGAAGAAGATGGTGGAGTCCGGCAAGTTCGCGGGGGCGATTTGTGCCGCGCCGCGCGTCCTGGCAAAGGCGGGGCTGCTCGATGGCAAAAAGGCCACGGCTTATCCGGGGTTTATCGATGGCGGCGCCTTTCCCAGGCTGCGCTACACGGGCAGCGCGGTGGAGCGCGACGGAAGGATCATAACGGGGCGCGGACCGGGCACAGCCATGGATTTTGCACTGGAGATTATTGAAACGCTGACGGATGCAAAGACGCGAAGCAACGTGGAAAAATCGCTCGTGCGCGGGTGA
- a CDS encoding enoyl-CoA hydratase/isomerase family protein — protein MTYQFVQVETADRCAWVTLNRPKANALSLELVREIRSAVAAANADPQVRVILVTGGASKFFAAGADIPTIKDSLGNPMMEGGLLAEGLNMVNTIDACNKPVVAVVNGMALGGGCELALSCHLRIAADSATFGQPEINLGIIPGWGGTHRLPKIIGDGRARDWLMTGRTVSAQEALEAGLVSRIVPADQLRQAAQELADVLKAKPAAAMQQTLLILRGRALRPDRGQELEAAGFEIAAHSRDAAEGLAAFVEKRAPNFTGE, from the coding sequence ATGACCTATCAATTCGTTCAAGTGGAAACGGCAGACCGGTGTGCATGGGTCACGCTGAACCGCCCCAAGGCGAACGCACTGTCTTTGGAACTGGTGCGTGAAATCCGGTCCGCGGTAGCGGCGGCCAATGCCGACCCGCAGGTGCGGGTTATTCTGGTCACCGGCGGCGCGAGCAAGTTCTTCGCGGCCGGCGCGGACATCCCGACGATCAAGGATTCCCTGGGCAACCCGATGATGGAAGGCGGGCTGCTGGCGGAGGGCCTGAACATGGTGAACACGATCGACGCCTGCAATAAGCCGGTCGTGGCTGTAGTCAATGGCATGGCGCTGGGCGGCGGCTGCGAACTGGCGTTGTCCTGTCATCTGCGCATCGCCGCGGACAGCGCGACCTTCGGGCAACCGGAAATCAATCTGGGCATCATTCCCGGTTGGGGCGGAACACACCGGCTGCCAAAGATTATCGGCGATGGCCGCGCCCGCGACTGGCTCATGACTGGGCGCACGGTGAGCGCGCAGGAAGCGCTGGAGGCGGGGCTGGTCTCGCGAATCGTTCCAGCGGACCAGTTGCGCCAGGCGGCGCAGGAATTGGCCGATGTCTTGAAGGCCAAGCCTGCCGCAGCGATGCAGCAGACGCTCCTGATCCTTCGTGGACGCGCCCTGCGCCCGGACCGCGGTCAGGAACTGGAAGCCGCCGGCTTCGAGATCGCCGCGCACAGTCGCGATGCGGCTGAGGGTCTCGCCGCGTTTGTCGAGAAGCGCGCGCCAAATTTTACGGGCGAATGA
- a CDS encoding neutral/alkaline non-lysosomal ceramidase N-terminal domain-containing protein, which produces MPHRTVCRIGLLFAAAIPVFWASGADAFDAGAAKCDMTPPVGTPLNGYGDRMGRDSIGVHDPLWARCVYLSDDTTSVFLVTTDLCYIPRALRDRVLELAPEVVPREHIILTATHTHNGPGAMEERIVFRFVSGRYIPEVLEATARAIVQAMNDAYNARRRAGVAYGTGKQTALSENRRIPKGPIDEQIGVIRVDDSDGNPIAMIANFAAHPTTVPETDHYHFSCDYPGFYYAEMERLTNPDCIALFLNGAEGDQKTSNPESREGWERTESIGRLLAVRAKEIANPLICGEATLQVGQREAALPPTLASAFQPKEVFLQTLEINDLLLTFFPGEPCVEVGLELRRRALERGYKAQFSVGLANDYLNYFVPRATYHRFDYECGMNFFGPGIEDWFYLEFSRLMTRGEPEPGGEQPEPVELKELNGAKYVVLSGSYESMGAQRGTAFQGAYMDRFDRFIAQPVTAGKLAPGAGLGVWTPGFLDTTPLALTVLGVRARTLLSGLSPGTFAEVEGIARGVGLPFDAVWLLQHAAYLEAWSSAPEFLETPFCTMFAATGDRAGADSLLVGRNFDWPANEAPVVVEMRPEEGRHFVNIGFAWNTGVYTGMNDAGVVIAIERMPLLGTSSYEGVAVEMLARDVLAAATEFDTALEMLREAKHIRGFHVLLAGPTASAPAAAVLEYGEDVKVRGPEDGILMGVPPEAGAADDAARTRYSRVRDLTGQERIIGRTELEEVLSDMAVSETGLARIWNDQTRHSVIFEPLRRRLHVAFPDTGGARGRYVTMTLDENRVYE; this is translated from the coding sequence ATGCCGCACAGAACCGTCTGCCGCATAGGATTGTTATTCGCCGCAGCCATCCCGGTCTTTTGGGCGTCCGGCGCGGACGCCTTCGATGCTGGCGCGGCGAAATGCGACATGACGCCGCCGGTGGGTACCCCGTTGAACGGGTATGGCGACCGGATGGGCCGCGATTCCATCGGCGTGCACGACCCGCTGTGGGCGCGATGCGTCTATTTGAGCGATGACACGACTTCCGTGTTCCTGGTTACTACGGACTTGTGCTATATCCCGCGGGCGTTGCGCGACCGTGTTCTCGAACTGGCGCCGGAAGTCGTGCCGCGCGAGCATATCATTCTCACCGCGACGCACACGCACAACGGCCCCGGCGCGATGGAAGAGCGTATTGTATTTCGTTTCGTGAGCGGGCGTTATATTCCGGAAGTCTTGGAAGCGACGGCCCGCGCCATCGTACAGGCCATGAACGACGCCTATAACGCGCGCCGGCGCGCGGGCGTGGCCTACGGCACGGGGAAACAGACTGCGCTCAGCGAGAACCGGCGGATACCGAAAGGGCCGATTGACGAACAGATCGGCGTGATCCGCGTGGATGATTCGGACGGCAACCCAATCGCCATGATCGCCAATTTTGCCGCCCATCCGACCACAGTTCCCGAGACGGACCACTACCACTTTTCCTGCGATTATCCGGGATTCTACTATGCGGAAATGGAGCGGTTGACAAACCCGGACTGCATCGCCCTGTTCCTGAATGGCGCGGAGGGCGACCAGAAAACGTCCAACCCGGAGAGCCGCGAAGGCTGGGAACGCACGGAATCGATCGGGCGTCTCTTGGCGGTCCGCGCGAAGGAAATCGCGAATCCGCTCATCTGCGGAGAAGCCACGCTTCAGGTCGGGCAACGCGAGGCGGCTTTACCGCCGACACTGGCCTCCGCGTTTCAACCCAAAGAAGTGTTTCTGCAGACGCTCGAGATCAACGACCTGCTGCTCACGTTCTTCCCGGGCGAGCCGTGCGTCGAGGTTGGCCTCGAATTGCGGAGGCGCGCCCTGGAGCGGGGCTACAAGGCGCAGTTCAGCGTCGGGCTGGCCAATGACTACCTGAATTACTTCGTGCCCCGAGCCACCTACCACCGCTTTGACTATGAATGCGGCATGAACTTCTTCGGGCCTGGCATCGAAGACTGGTTCTACCTCGAGTTCTCGCGACTGATGACCCGCGGCGAACCGGAACCTGGGGGTGAACAACCGGAACCGGTGGAATTGAAGGAACTGAACGGCGCCAAGTATGTCGTCCTCTCGGGTTCCTATGAGAGTATGGGAGCACAGCGCGGGACGGCTTTTCAGGGCGCCTATATGGATCGGTTTGACCGGTTTATTGCACAGCCAGTCACGGCGGGCAAGCTGGCGCCCGGGGCTGGCTTGGGGGTATGGACCCCCGGTTTCCTCGACACGACGCCGCTCGCGCTGACTGTACTTGGCGTACGCGCGCGGACCTTGCTCTCGGGCTTGTCGCCGGGAACCTTTGCCGAGGTGGAAGGCATTGCGCGCGGCGTAGGCCTGCCGTTTGACGCAGTCTGGCTCCTGCAGCACGCGGCCTATCTCGAAGCCTGGAGTTCCGCGCCGGAGTTCCTGGAAACGCCGTTTTGCACCATGTTTGCGGCCACAGGCGACCGCGCCGGCGCGGACAGTCTGCTGGTCGGCCGCAATTTCGACTGGCCCGCGAATGAGGCGCCCGTAGTCGTGGAAATGCGGCCCGAGGAAGGCCGGCACTTCGTGAACATCGGTTTTGCGTGGAACACAGGCGTATACACGGGAATGAACGATGCGGGCGTCGTGATTGCCATCGAACGAATGCCGTTGCTGGGCACGTCTTCCTACGAAGGCGTCGCCGTCGAAATGCTCGCACGGGACGTGCTCGCCGCCGCAACGGAATTCGATACCGCGTTGGAGATGCTGCGCGAGGCAAAGCATATTCGCGGATTCCACGTGCTATTGGCTGGCCCAACAGCAAGCGCGCCCGCCGCGGCGGTACTTGAATACGGTGAGGACGTCAAGGTCCGCGGCCCGGAAGACGGTATCCTGATGGGCGTGCCGCCGGAAGCAGGCGCCGCGGATGATGCTGCGCGCACGAGGTATTCCCGCGTCCGGGACTTGACCGGCCAGGAACGCATCATCGGGCGCACGGAACTCGAGGAGGTACTGAGCGACATGGCCGTCAGCGAGACGGGGCTCGCCCGCATCTGGAACGATCAAACCCGGCATAGCGTCATTTTCGAACCGTTGCGGCGGCGTCTGCACGTTGCTTTTCCAGATACCGGGGGCGCACGCGGGCGTTACGTGACCATGACACTGGACGAGAATCGCGTCTATGAGTGA